The following coding sequences lie in one Anguilla anguilla isolate fAngAng1 chromosome 14, fAngAng1.pri, whole genome shotgun sequence genomic window:
- the cdk5rap2 gene encoding CDK5 regulatory subunit-associated protein 2 isoform X5, producing MDSVVGEDQTLPLDFNGSTNMSRLPDSETAGGRGFAMETVTASMYPGRKMSPVKPLTMKDYENQITGLKKENFNLKLRIYFMEERMQQKFDDSTEDIFKTNIELKVEVESMKRDLAEKQELLVAASEALESLAGKESAEASRAKQQAQREIDQLKDFFNNRIQQLEENLKTAEDEVEKMASIAEQEKVRSIDMEKQLLAIGLSGTFKPSPTQDLHHALQEKNSIIEQLKLSLKNQESVIEQLRKTSNDPGTGDTQASEHISQLSALISQKDGELQALREGLEHEKARNEREMQSFADRQNEVPRLEAASRQLDEELRGARGAVQNLTKTLEDTAGQNKVLSGKLEEMEREMASEKKNALKRDKTIQGLTLVLKEKEKEIEELCHEIEDRDEALAKAREAAHKAQIQKYQGAEEHQSLLMEKQAELASLQLEHHTKALEAQKLQRSLGRREQELGDLQQAKEQLELELEDLQQLKKKGDKTINDLNNQLKKLNGEIGEREKALEQQYQALLDESKRKLQGHEVTIQRLTCTLSEKELQLQEYMKMLNEQQHSSSPGGGESVLAKLRQRLKDKEKALEQAMDEKFAAIEEKDDEIRQLRLSLREKDRELERLNSLLSHNTETINGLDALVKEKDAALQHQASVFGNLQRAKQELEENLARSLREKDSIIAQLQQSLHAKTQDLEDMSSAMLSRMQSGTRDLAEQLSQRLKVAEAMLAEALRDKERLVADNESAVDGLLATIGSKDQLYKESAERYNRALSERSQEIQDLRRQLSERQQQLASAEKQSSVATQEKLLETAQLKVQLSEKDALINKLVERGQERDQFLAELRLAGAPAPQVVELRQTIQVLQERLEEKEAELSKKSDEGNVSKMAVTKKTGLMLKKELEQKTEAFNKALKKENELRIDLADLRSLLTDLENRNEAQAANIESLTTTLETKDDIIWELQERLGRRDNSAQCGSIEERPRPGLPQRERTIIGGNSQQETQPSLAALAAEHEGLNRALKAEQQLYSSLVRAVKEQDSAQRLHALQMELAAVQLLRQRLEEGVRTNEDLRQDLEREIQRAKQREGGEAQTEAVDGKELESMRHQLEDAQRWNASLQARLGAIQSRGGGVGGTNDTADTFSFIADQTSYMSICVGDGLDELSLLSAVELRQKVVELQDYINKLQALNAELQKSASLSESSAKDPVEEEKDVRKLASEKVKCRRVDGSSPLSDSERSEGALLDVSSSSATSASHSPRGGGRIGRSRKVEREWSPEEQGRELALLRSLLLDSGVSSVSQLREEVQRLHSENIDLKGLLKEEKSTESKESADSSGDSDGNKDLQKVVEKLRSEAKGYRKVIKLLKEQLELNSSSGGEAGFNPELIVSMAREIERLKAEQEACRRRAESLERRLQEAEAQPPLTEQPHGSSCGTDASPRKNQHPDLIKHSMSSRSRLPIPVRPSKLVGSSTKAGGQAYERESQSLREESHLMEKDQLQRHGLPSLLDLDQQGQVGLIQQSSLWPDTEQPTDEHTGSAVIGQSTDVELRSQLELLHSECQDKEQVIARLQDRVAEAEELREQLHEKERLSRELVEALQAAESTIAYLTACNLGSQGGGHQAHDTELQAQFSKLQKALQEKEELNQQLAECLRVAESALASLGAFAPSDAAEDGALVCTDPQELAHKLERALQQASRPSAQSPSREQGSGPSAQSPSREQGSGPSAQSPSREQGSGPSAQSPSREQGSGPSAQSPSREQGSGPSAQSPSREQAEAGDAQVGDLDVHRQIDQLQEALWEQSRLNAELQERLHAAEQSTRRDSTQNQNASLCRQGEEPRKGPEVQNKEAKDRYETAGNKRKSTKSTKLQQQPGEPHRDPHTHDQLIQWLVAYLQAAERCVASLSALCAEGSARDGQRGLADLQQQLEKLQKAGQEKDRLHGHYSAEPPQPSTKPAGRQDTTKALQDNIGHIQKAFTESRLVISELQEALEEQKQLVRSYEDRLRAASSARGANVQEQLDSLQKALKEKKRTCKVLEEKLAAAQAIIALQSSPQKTRSASQQTTSLQQDDKEVQVDLQDLGYETSGKSENEVDREENSSTDNDLGLQLHASESNISSLLKQVRGAFSSVENLDSNSSVSYPSSPTLSSPKASLKGLQAFEDYGQTDSVDQLKQQVCELKGQLEAHQRAVRHLQSLLRRNSLSSDLLTVASDPGHSAAGKHDSGLGEGQEHASGALGKGLSHSLSLGPEEEELQVLKDQLTALSMELEKERSSNRNLTEQLQQIQLRSRSASPARIDSLVQSQARELSQLRQQIKESRGLGTLQRQQLEDLHKAFEELLQASDVDYYMGEVFREQLDKSLTLLERLEDRLENGDAHSDNEDSAMLELAQRESLCLSLDSPSSHHPPIGYLHSQLKGEREQLQQQLRYLVQQNQNLAEATKEQLDLLSKELQDKNRLVQSLQKQLRGQSASNLSSSDSEMSDRTPHSGQVSTYTTSPTSGHMLSYNHIFQGSGREGGVPCQAGDAGTEQRLQGLQKENSRLLEQLKSSEQLNETLRSELDLHCSILSPREQEAAGSPPPRRDPEAGRDVPDCAGPRQSARVAPAGALNPELLAEHLQEIRSLRQRLEETIRTNERLREQLERRLAEVEKDPAATNIFIHGTEEQGQLANELRFLWGQNQALKEQLSLGSRDKQKENEKLRESLARRTAKLEYLRNEFEALKKENGRLQSRLTATVEDNKHLQDSLHYSRDEIHRLQCEINVQRQQLMDNHQLLQSLRVELQVYEQIKVDVDKQPVPAPAQSSPDPVSGPMDLSELLSEIRHLRLQLERSIHTNNALRQKLEEQLQRGPSKREGSPSILINYLLSGEARAPAADDGTRPPMREGCDPYHPTPQGSPGHRDTSAALHEVKRQASVDLDRLSQCSGSSADSATPAPSRLVPGHRLWANKNGRHILGLIEDYNALRKQISEGRKLTYGMDKHLQECFRTLSQQDAESQVLDQQLLKGFSTNINTMQQVLEEAGRLLKLVWRVSLPSSFSMEGSQSHQDELLKNEIIRLKSRLSQQEKMLMGAVNRLRSTNQLKEGMEKVIIDQLSLTHGVLRKARGNLETNYFSRFGLKGLPGTTEDPSQWAVTPVEEGTIIRRTSTRSSATHSQSSEGQHSDTFVPLTL from the exons CAATTGAGGAAGACCTCTAATGACCCGGGTACTGGGGATACACAGGCTTCTGAGCACATCTCACAGCTTTCTGCTCTCATTAGCCAGAAGGATGGGGAGCTTCAG GCTCTGAGAGAGGGACTTGAGCATGAGAAGGCCcggaatgaaagagaaatgcag AGCTTTGCTGATCGGCAGAATGAGGTGCCCCGGCTGGAAGCTGCCTCGAGACAGCTGGACGAGGAGCTGCGGGGCGCCAGGGGTGCAGTCCAAAATCTAACCAAGACCCTGGAGGACACAGCAGGCCAGAACAAG GTCCTGAGCGGTAAACTGGAGGAAATGGAGCGGGAGATGGCCTCAGAGAAAAAGAACGCTCTGAAGCGAGACAAAACCATCCAAGGCCTGACGCTGGTactgaaagagaaggaaaaggag ATAGAGGAGCTCTGCCACGAGATTGAGGACAGAGACGAGGCTTTAGCCAAGGCCAGGGAGGCTGCCCACAAGGCACAGATCCAGAAGTACCAG GGAGCGGAGGAGCACCAGAGCCTCCTGATGGAGAAGCAGGCGGAGCTGGCCAGCCTGCAGCTGGAGCACCACACCAAGGCTCTGGAGGCCCAGAAGCTGCAGCGCTCACTGGGGCGCCGCGAGCAGGAGCTGGGGGACCTGCAGCAGGCCAAGGagcagctggagctggagctggaggaccTGCAGCAGCTGAAGAAGAAGGGAGACAAAACTAtcaat GACCTGAACAACCAGCTGAAGAAACTGAATGGAGAGatcggggagagagagaaagccctGGAGCAGCAGTACCAGGCCCTCCTGGACGAAAGCAAACGGAAGCTCCAGGGTCACGAGGTCACCATCCAGCGCCTCACCTGCACCCTCAGCGAGAAGGAGCTCCAGCTGCAG GAATACATGAAGATGCTGaatgagcagcagcacagcagcagccCTGGAGGCGGGGAGAGCGTGCTGGCTAAACTGCGCCAGCGGCTGAAAGACAAGGAGAAGGCGCTGGAG CAAGCCATGGATGAGAAGTTCGCCGCCATCGAGGAGAAGGACGACGAAATCCGCCAACTCCGTCTGTCGCTAAGGGAAAAGGACCGAGAACTGGAAAGGCTGAACAGCCTTCTCTCTCACAACACAGAGACGATAAAC GGTTTGGACGCACTGGTTAAGGAGAAGGACGCGGCGCTCCAGCACCAGGCCAGCGTGTTCGGTAACCTGCAGAGGGCCaaacaggagctggaggagaaccTGGCCCGCTCACTGCGAGAGAAAGACTCCATCATCGCTCAGCTGCAGCAGTCCCTCCACGCCAAGACCCAGGACCTGGAG GACATGTCCAGCGCCATGCTCAGCCGGATGCAGAGCGGCACCAGGGACCTGGCGGAGCAGCTGAGCCAGCGGCTGAAGGTGGCAGAGGCCATGCTGGCCGAGGCCCTGCGGGACAAGGAGAGGCTGGTGGCCGACAACGAGAGCGCCGTGGACGGGCTCCTGGCAACCATCGGCAGCAAAGACCAGCTCTACAAG GAGTCTGCTGAGCGCTATAACCGCGCGCTGAGCGAGCGCTCGCAGGAGATTCAGGACCTGAGGAGGCAGCTCTCTGagaggcagcagcagctggccaGCGCTGAGAAGCAGAGCTCAGTGGCCACACAGGAGAAGCTCCTGGAAACAGCACAGCTCAAGGTCCAACTGAGTGAAAAGGACGCACTGATAAAC AAACTGgtggagagaggacaggagagggacCAGTTCCTGGCAGAGCTACGGCTGGCGGGGGCTCCAGCGCCCCAGGTGGTGGAGCTCAGACAGACCATTCAGGTGCTGCAGGAGCgtctggaggagaaggagg CCGAGCTCTCAAAGAAGAGCGACGAAGGGAACGTCAGCAAAATGGCGGTTACCAAGAAGACGGGTTTGATGCTGAAGAAGGAGCTAGAGCAGAAGACTGAAGCGTTTAACAAAGCGCTGAAGAAGGAGAATGAACTGAGG ATTGACCTGGCGGATCTGCGGTCCTTGCTGACAGACCTGGAGAACCGCAACGAGGCCCAGGCCGCGAACATCGAGTCCCTGACCACCACCCTGGAGACCAAGGATGACATCATTTGG GAACTCCAGGAACGCCTTGGCAGGCGGGATAACAGTGCTCAGTGTGGCTCCATAGAGGAGAGACCCCGCCCTGGcctcccacagagagagagaaccatcATCGGAGGCAACAGCCAGCAGGAG ACCCAGCCCTCGCTGGCAGCCCTGGCCGCAGAGCACGAGGGCCTGAACCGCGCCCTGAAGGCAGAGCAGCAGCTCTACTCCAGCCTGGTCAGGGCTGTCAAAGAGCAGGACAG TGCCCAGCGCCTGCACGCCCTGCAGATGGAGCTGGCAGCCGTGCAGCTCCTCCGTCAGAGGCTGGAGGAGGGCGTCCGTACCAACGAGGACCTGCGGCAGGACCTGGAGCGGGAGATCCAGCGCGCCAAGCAGAGAGAAG GGGGCGAGGCTCAGACGGAAGCGGTTGACGGAAAGGAGCTGGAGAGCATGCGGCACCAGCTGGAGGACGCGCAGCGGTGGAACGCGTCCCTGCAGGCCCGCCTCGGGGCCATCCAGAGTCGAGGAGGCGGAGTAGGGGGAACCAACGACACGG CGGACACATTCAGCTTCATTGCCGATCAGACCTCTTACATGAGTATCTGCGTGGGAGACGGGCTGGATGAACTGAGCCTCTTATCTGCAGTGGAGCTCAGACAGAAG GTGGTAGAACTCCAGGACTACATTAACAAACTCCAGGCGCTGAATGCCGAGCTCCAGAAAAGTGCCTCGTTGTCGGAGAGCTCTGCCAAAGATCCTGTGGAGGAGGAAAAAGATGTGAGGAAGCTTGCATCTGAGAAG GTGAAGTGTCGGCGGGTGGATGGGAGCAGCCCGCTGTCTGACAGTGAAAGGAGTGAGGGAGCTCTGCTGGATGTGAGCTCCAGTAGCGCCACGTCCGCCTCCCATTCCCCTCGAGGTGGAGGCCGAATCGGACGCAGCAGAAAGGTCGAGCGTGAATGGAGTCCGGAGGAGCAGGGCAGGGAGCTGGCGCTGCTCCGGTCACTCCTGCTGGACAGCGGGGTGTCCTCAGTCTCTCAGCTGAG agaggaggtgcagagatTGCACTCTGAGAACATTGACTTGAAGGGTCTCCTGAAGGAGGAGAAATCCACAGAGTCCAAGGAGAGCGCAGACAGCTCCGGAGACAGCGACGGGAACAAAGACCTCCAGAAAGTGGTGGAGAAGCTGAGGTCTGAGGCCAAAGGCTACCGCAAGGTCATCAAGCTCCTCAAGGAGCAGCTGGAGCTCAACTCCTCCTCCGGGGGCGAGGCTGGCTTCAACCCGGAGCTGATCGTGAGCATGGCGAGGGAGATCGAGCGGCTGAAGGCCGAGCAGGAggcctgcaggaggagggctGAGAGCCTGGAGCGCAGGCTGCAGGAGGCGGAGGCCCAGCCGCCGCTAACCGAGCAGCCTCACGGGAGCAGCTGCGGGACGGACGCCTCGCCCAGAAAGAACCAACATCCAGACCTTATTAAACATTCG atGAGTTCGAGATCCCGCCTCCCGATTCCCGTAAGGCCCAGTAAGTTGGTTGGAAGCAGCACAAAGGCTGGCGGTCAGGCCTATGAGAGAGAGTCACAGTCACTGAGAGAGGAGAGTCATCTGATGGAGAAAGACCAGCTTCAGAGGCACGGTCTGCCAAGTCTGCTAGACTTGGATCAGCAGGGCCAGGTGGGTCTGATCCAGCAGAGTTCACTGTGGCCAGACACGGAACAGCCCACCGATGAGCACACAGGcagcgctgtgattggccagagcACAGACGTGGAGCTCCGCAGTCAACTGGAGCTGCTGCACAGCGAGTGTCAGGATAAAGAGCAGGTGATCGCCCGGCTGCAGGACAGGGTCGCAGAGGCCGAGGAGCTGCGGGAGCAGCTGCACGAGAAGGAGAGGCTCAGCCGAGAGCTGGTGGAGGCCTTACAGGCGGCCGAGTCCACCATCGCGTATCTCACCGCCTGTAACCTGGGCAGCCAAGGCGGGGGCCACCAGGCCCACGACACTGAGCTCCAGGCCCAGTTCAGCAAGCTTCAGAAAGCGCTCCAGGAAAAGGAGGAGCTGAACCAGCAGCTGGCGGAGTGTCTGCGTGTGGCCGAGTCCGCGCTGGCCTCCCTCGGGGCCTTCGCTCCCAGTGACGCTGCTGAGGACGGGGCCCTGGTCTGCACCGACCCACAGGAGCTAGCGCACAAGCTTGAGCGCGCTCTGCAGCAGGCCAGCAGGCCGTCTGCGCAGTCAcccagcagagagcagggcagCGGGCCGTCTGCGCAGTCAcccagcagagagcagggcagCGGGCCGTCTGCGCAGTCAcccagcagagagcagggcagCGGGCCGTCTGCGCAGTCAcccagcagagagcagggcagCGGGCCGTCTGCGCAGTCAcccagcagagagcagggcagCGGGCCGTCTGCGCAGTCACCCAGCAGAGAGCAGGCCGAGGCAGGAGACGCGCAGGTCGGAGACCTGGATGTGCACCGGCAGATCGACCAGCTGCAGGAGGCCCTGTGGGAGCAGAGCAGGCTGAATGCCGAGCTGCAGGAGAGGCTTCATGCTGCAGAGCAGAGCACCCGCAGGGACAGCACTCAGAATCAGAACGCCAGCCTCTGCAGACAAGGGGAAGAGCCCCGGAAAGGCCCGGAAGTACAGAACAAGGAGGCGAAGGATCGATATGAAACGGctggaaataagagaaaaagcACGAAGAGCACAAAACTGCAACAGCAGCCTGGAGAGCCACACAGGGACCCACACACGCACGACCAGTTAATCCAATGGCTTGTAGCGTATCTCCAGGCAGCGGAGCGCTGCGTAGCCTCCCTCAGCGCGCTCTGTGCCGAGGGTAGCGCCCGGGACGGGCAGAGGGGACTGGCGGATCTTCAGCAGCAGCTGGAAAAGCTTCAGAAGGCCGGCCAAGAGAAGGATCGGCTGCACGGGCACTACTCAGCCGAGCCGCCCCAGCCCAGCACCAAGCCTGCCGGCCGTCAGGACACAACCAAGGCCCTGCAGGACAACATAGGCCACATTCAGAAAGCCTTCACAGAAAGCAGGCTGGTAATCTCTGAACTGCAGGAAGCCCTCGAGGAGCAGAAGCAGCTTGTCAGGAGCTATGAGGACCGGCTGAGGGCCGCTAGTTCAGCGCGGGGGGCTAATGTCCAGGAGCAGCTGGACTCCCTGCAGAAGGCTCTGAAGGAGAAGAAGCGCACATGCAAAGTGCTGGAGGAGAAGCTGGCTGCAGCTCAGGCCATCATCGCTCTCCAGAGCTCTCCACAGAAGACCCGCAGTGCATCCCAGCAAA CGACCTCTCTGCAACAGGATGACAAAGAGGTGCAGGTGGATTTGCAGGACCTGGGTTACGAAACGAGTGGAAAGAGTGAAAACGAAGTGGATAGGGAGGAGAACAGTAGCACAG ACAACGATCTGGGCTTGCAGCTGCACGCCAGCGAGTCGAACATCTCTTCCCTGCTGAAGCAGGTCCGCGGCGCCTTCTCCTCCGTGGAGAACCTGGACTCCAATTCCAGCGTCTCGTACCCGAGCTCGCCCACCCTCAGCTCCCCGAAGGCCAGCCTGAAGGGCCTGCAGGCGTTCGAAGACTACGGGCAGACCGACAGCGTGGACCAGCTCAAGCAGCAGGTGTGCGAGCTGAAGGGGCAGTTGGAGGCCCACCAGAGGGCTGTCCGCCACCTGCAGAGCCTCCTGCGCCGGAACTCCCTGTCCAGCGACCTGCTGACCGTGGCCTCGGACCCGGGGCACTCCGCCGCGGGGAAGCACGACTCGGGGCtcggggaggggcaggagcacGCCTCCGGGGCTCTGGGCAAAGGGCTGAGCCACAGCCTGTCTCTGggcccggaggaggaggagctgcaggtccTGAAGGACCAGCTCACCGCCCTCAGCATggagctggagaaagagaggagctCCAACAGGAACCTGACGGAACAGCTGCAGCAGATTCAGCTGCGCAGCCGATCTGCGTCGCCAGCCAG GATCGACTCTCTGGTGCAGTCTCAGGCGCGGGAGCTGTCCCAGCTCCGGCAGCAGATCAAAGAGAGCCGGGGCCTGGGCACCCTGCAGCGCCAGCAGCTGGAGGACCTCCACAAGGCCTTCGAGGAGCTGCTGCAGGCCAGCGACGTCGACTACTACATGGGAGAGGTGTTCCGCGAACAGCTGGACAAGAGCCTGACTCTGCTGGAGAGACTGGAGGACCGGCTCGAGAACG GTGATGCGCATTCAGATAATGAGGATAGCGCTATGCTGGAGCTGGCTCAAAG AGAATCTCTCTGCCTGTCACTGGATAGTCCAAGTAGCCACCATCCCCCGATAGGCTACCTGCATTCACAGCTAAAGGGCgagagagagcagctgcagcagcagctgagatATCTTGTACAGCAGAACCAGAACTTAGCAGAAGCTACTAAGGAACAGCTAGACCT GCTCTCCAAGGAGCTGCAGGACAAGAACCGTCTGGTCCAGAGTCTGCAGAAGCAGCTCCGTGGTCAGTCTGCCAGCAACCTCTCCAGCTCTGACTCTGAGATGTCCGACAGGACGCCGCACAGTGGCCAGGTCTCCACCTACACCACGAGCCCCACCTCCGGTCATATGCTCAGCTACAACCACATCTTTCAAG GGAGCGGAAGAGAGGGCGGAGTTCCGTGCCAGGCGGGGGATGCTGGGACAGAGCAGCGGCTGCAGGGCTTGCAGAAGGAGAACAGCCGGCTCCTGGAGCAGCTGAAGAGCAGCGAGCAGCTGAACGAGACGCTGCGCAGCGAGCTGGACCTGCACTGCTCCATCCTGAGCCCGAGGGAGCAGGAAGCGGCGGGGTCTCCGCCTCCGCGCCGGGATCCTGAGGCGGGGCGAGACGTGCCAGACTGCGCCGGCCCCCGACAGAGCGCCCGAGTGGCCCCCGCCGGGGCACTGAACCCAG AGCTGCTGGCTGAGCACCTGCAGGAGATCCGCAGCCTGCGGCAGCGCCTGGAGGAGACCATCCGCACCAACGAGCGGCTGCGGGAGCAGCTGGAGCGCAGGCTGGCCGAGGTGGAGAAGGACCCAG CAGCCACAAATATCTTCATCCACGGGACCGAGGAGCAGGGCCAGCTGGCCAACGAGCTGCGCTTCCTGTGGGGCCAGAACCAGGCCCTGAAGGAGCAGCTGAGCCTGGGGTCGCGAG ATAAgcagaaagagaatgagaagcTGAGGGAATCGCTGGCCAGGAGGACGGCCAAGCTGGAATACCTGAGGAATGAGTTTGAGGCGCTGAAGAAGGAGAACGGCCGATTGCAGAGCCGCCTGACCGCCACGGTGGAGGACAACAAGCACCTGCAGGACTCCCTGCACTACAGCCGGGATGAGATCCACAG GCTGCAGTGCGAGATAAACGTCCAGAGGCAGCAGCTCATGGACAACCACCAGCTCCTGCAGTCTCTGAGAGTGGAGCTGCAGGTGTACGAGCAGATTAAGGTCGATGTGGACAAGCAGCCTG TCCCAGCTCCGGCCCAGAGCTCGCCAGACCCGGTTTCCGGGCCCATGGACCTGAGCGAGCTCCTGTCGGAGATCCGCCACCTGAGGCTGCAGCTGGAGAGGAGCATCCACACCAACAACGCGCTGCGGcagaagctggaggagcagctccAGAGGGGCCCCAGCAAGCGCGAGGGCTCCCCCTCCATCCTCATCAACTACCTGCTGTCCGGAGAGGCCAGGGCCCCTGCCGCAG acgACGGCACTAGACCTCCCATGCGTGAGGGCTGTGATCCATACCATCCCACCCCCCAGGGCTCCCCGGGCCACAGGGACACCTCCGCTGCCCTGCATG AGGTGAAGAGGCAGGCGAGCGTGGATCTGGACCGCTTGTCCCAGTGCAGCGGGAGCTCAGCGGACAGCGCCACCCCAGCCCCCTCGCGACTGGTCCCCGGCCACCGCCTGTGGGCCAACAAGAACGGGCGCCACATCCTGGGGCTCATCGAGGACTACAACGCCCTCCGCAAGCAGATCTCCGAAGGGAGGAAGCTGACGTACGGGATGGACAAACATCTGCAGGAGTGCTTCCGCACCCTGTCCCAGCAGGACGCTGAGTCCCAG GTGTTGGACCAGCAGCTTCTCAAAGGCTTCTCTACAAACATCAACACGATGCagcaggtgctggaggaggccGGCCGCTTGCTGAAGCTTGTGTGGAGGgtctccctcccctccagctTCTCTATGGAAGGCTCACAGAGCCATCAG GATGAGCTGCTAAAGAATGAGATCATCAGATTGAAGAGCAGGTTGTCCCAGCAAGAGAAGATGCTAATGGGGGCAGTGAACCGCCTGCGCTCCACCAATCAGCTGAAGGAAGGCATGGAGAAGGTCATCATTGATCAGT TATCATTAACCCATGGTGTGCTCAGGAAAGCCAGGGGAAACTTAGAG acaaattatttttcacgGTTTGGCCTTAAAGGCTTACCAGGAACAACTGAAG ATCCCAGCCAATGGGCAGTGACCCCTGTAGAAGAGGGAACCATCATCAGGCGTACGTCCACCAGGAGTTCAGCGACACACTCGCAGTCTTCAGAGGGACAGCACAGCGACACCTTCGTCCCCCTCACCTTGTAA